Proteins encoded by one window of uncultured Methanobrevibacter sp.:
- the gdhA gene encoding NADP-specific glutamate dehydrogenase yields the protein MSYVDDVIESTIKQNPSEPEFHQAVKEVLESLRVVIEANEEEYKKNALLERLVNPERQLKFRVPWVDDNGQVQVNTGYRVQFNSAIGPYKGGLRFHPSVNVGIIKFLGFEQIFKNSLTGLAIGGGKGGSDFDPKGKSDREIMAFCQSFMTELCKYIGADTDVPAGDIGVGGREIGFLYGQYKRIRGLSEGVLTGKALSYGGSLARTEATGYGLLYFTDAMLKANDIDIKGKTIAVSGAGNVAIYAIEKAQELGGNPVTCSDSTGWIYDPEGIDVALLKEVKEVKRARLTEYAAARPSAEYHEGKGVWSVKCDIALPCATQNELLLDDAKQLVANGVVAVAEGANMPTSIEATEYLQDNDVLFGPGKASNAGGVATSALEMAQNSQRLSWTFEEVDGKLKTIMENIFANVDEAAKSYGLEKNYVAGANIAGFEKVVDAMNAQGIV from the coding sequence ATGTCTTATGTAGATGATGTAATAGAATCAACTATAAAACAAAACCCTTCTGAACCAGAATTCCATCAAGCTGTAAAAGAAGTATTGGAATCTTTAAGGGTTGTTATTGAAGCAAATGAAGAAGAATACAAGAAAAATGCACTTCTTGAAAGGTTAGTTAATCCGGAAAGACAATTAAAATTCCGTGTTCCATGGGTTGATGACAATGGTCAAGTACAAGTAAACACAGGATACCGTGTACAATTTAACAGTGCAATTGGACCTTACAAAGGTGGATTACGTTTCCACCCTTCCGTAAATGTAGGTATTATTAAATTCTTAGGTTTTGAACAAATTTTCAAAAACTCCTTAACTGGCCTTGCAATCGGTGGAGGTAAAGGAGGTTCTGACTTTGATCCTAAAGGAAAATCTGACAGAGAAATAATGGCATTTTGTCAAAGTTTCATGACAGAATTATGCAAATACATTGGTGCAGATACTGATGTTCCAGCAGGAGATATTGGTGTTGGTGGTAGAGAAATTGGTTTCTTATATGGTCAATACAAAAGGATTAGGGGATTATCTGAGGGAGTATTAACTGGTAAAGCTTTATCTTATGGTGGATCATTAGCAAGAACTGAAGCTACCGGATATGGATTATTATACTTCACTGATGCAATGTTAAAAGCAAATGATATTGATATCAAAGGAAAAACCATTGCAGTATCTGGTGCAGGTAACGTAGCTATTTATGCTATTGAAAAAGCACAAGAATTAGGTGGTAATCCTGTAACCTGTTCTGATTCCACTGGTTGGATTTATGATCCTGAAGGAATTGATGTAGCTTTATTAAAAGAAGTAAAAGAAGTTAAACGTGCAAGATTAACTGAATATGCAGCAGCAAGACCAAGTGCGGAATATCATGAAGGTAAAGGTGTATGGTCTGTTAAATGTGACATCGCTCTTCCATGTGCAACTCAAAATGAATTATTATTAGATGATGCTAAACAATTAGTAGCTAATGGTGTTGTAGCAGTTGCTGAAGGTGCAAACATGCCTACTTCTATTGAAGCAACTGAATACTTACAAGATAATGATGTATTATTTGGACCAGGAAAAGCTTCTAATGCGGGTGGAGTAGCTACTTCTGCATTAGAAATGGCTCAAAATTCCCAAAGATTATCTTGGACTTTTGAAGAAGTTGATGGAAAACTTAAAACTATTATGGAAAACATTTTTGCTAATGTTGATGAAGCAGCTAAATCCTACGGGCTTGAGAAAAACTACGTAGCTGGTGCAAACATAGCTGGTTTCGAAAAAGTAGTAGATGCAATGAATGCACAAGGAATAGTTTAA